TGTCCCTTAcatgttttgtgttacatgtacTTCAATCTGACATTCAGCTCTGTCCCTTAGGGTTTACGTTCTGGGGTTGTATTCATGGAAACAGCAGTtgagaaatccttttttttttgtttgcttttttgttcttcaaaacCAGCCTTTTTCACGGTTAATCATGCCTTGACCTGTTTTACTTCAGTTTGTGAAATACAGATAGAGGAAGAAAAATGTTTTACCCCGAGGGCTCGGAACTGAAATAACGTATGATTCCTGACATTCCACCACAGTGAcaattacattaatatattagCAAGTATTGTGCCCGGCTAGACAAAGAAATgaactgtgtttttaattgtgtttactgATCACGGGctcagaatgacacttcagtgtgATCATGTTTACACCATCACGGTCCTTAAAGGCTTAAGATAACTCACAGCACATTACCCAATTCGAccgtgtgtgtctgtttgtgtgtggatgtggatgtgggtgtgtgcgtgtgtgtgtgggtggtgggtgtgtgtgtgggtgggtgggtgggtgtgtgtgtgggggggtgggtgggtggtgggTGCTACACCTCAGTCTTCTGTGCAGTCACACTATCACACATGTGGTAGAAAAACCATTTTTAACGATTACTTTTTAATACATTGCTAATGAAAactaagatttaaaataaataaacaaataaaataaaaagtaatgcacTCTTCCCTaaattattaaatttatttaattaaacaaaacaaaaaaacaaaaaaaatcactcaaaagGAGAGgcctatttttacatttttccaataaacaaaaaaagactgtcAATTCTACTTTTAACCCTGGTTCAACATGCTTGCATTACACTCAAATATAACTTTAATTTGTATCTCAAAAGAATCCTGAAAGTATATTTTActtctctccattttttaatgttgtacaAAAAATCACCCATTCGGTAACCCCTGAAGCAAGTAGGCTATATTAGTAAAAGAGATTCCCTCAGTATCATGAGACACCATGATCCATAGACAGAAACAGGTTTCTACATACATCCCTGGATTCTCAATAATCTGGGGTAAACATTGTAATCACAACTGCAGAAGATATTCTCTAATTATATGTGAAATCATTTGTgacatatatgtatgtacagtaagGGCAGATTGAGAAGCACCCCATTATATCCATTCTGATTCTCTCAATAACTTGCTACAGAATGTACTAAGCACCCTCACAACTGGATACGTGGTTCTCCAGACATTCTCTATGTAAAACgtaatttacattatttacaaagtACTGAAATGCTTCTTCCCTttttaacatttagaaaaaaaaaaaaaaacagttcagtgAGAAGCAGCTCACTGGttcacaaataaacacagataaaagGTAGATAAACATCAACCAgaacatataaaaacacataaagcatAATCGTATCTCACACCAAATGCCCAGGCATAGTCTGATCAAACTCAAAATCTAATTTGAGCTAGCATTTCAAAAGATGTTGCCCTTAATACCTGAGCCAAACAGGTGTCAGTAGTGTGAAAAGTAGGTCACTGTGAACCATCCCATTATGAGGAATAACTTCTTCAGTATAATGTAGCCTTGCTGTTTTGCCATCAAGGATATGCTTACCCACAGGTACAATACATCCCTAAACAGAGAATGTGTTCAAGGGGACTCACCTTTCCTGGGGAACAGCAAACCAATACTCAGGCTGCTTCCCTCTCCTTGCATAATGCTGTATTGGAGCCATGCTCTTATCTGCAAAGGTCTTCCTCATAGGTTTGCCCACCTTGATGGACAAGAACATTGGGGGCGTCTTGCTTTTCTCTTCTTTTGATGGCAGCATATCTAACAAGAGAAAGGATGCAGCTAGATAATTATAAAAGAGCATGCATTACCTgtctttgatttttaaaaataaatcaacatgcCACTGAACACTTGACTTTTACTTGattgttgaaaaaatacattgatcGCTGCACATCAAATCGCCCTGTTTCTTTGGGAACATTTTCCCCCAAAAATAAAAGGAATCTAGCTGAGTACTATTTTAACCTGTCATTGAGATCTGAATGGTGTTATTGTTGTTGTCGATTTACTGTATAACCTTGAAATGTGAACAACCATTGCTGATTTGGGTGCTGCTTAATCTTAAATCAGGGATCCTATACTGGTTCACTACTCATTTTAACGACTACCACACTTATGTAAATATATCtcctatttcttttttgttgattttaaagCAGTTCACGTactgtttatgaaaaaaaaaagactgggatGAAAAAAGGACAACTTACCCTCAATTGGTCCCTCTATCTTTTTAAGTAGCCAGGATTTCAATTCTGCTTCACTGTTTTTCTGCTGATTTCCTTCTTCTGAGGATTTTAACAGTGGTCCCTTTCCATTCAGTGCATCAGACAAGGAATTCTGGTGTGCCCCTGTGCCCTCTGCCACAGTGGTTTCCTTTGCAAATGTATCTGAATATGCGTTGTTATTACCACTGCCAAGCATCTCTGTGTCAATGAAGTCAACTTTGGAGGTTTTTCTCATGGGAGGAGAACCCTGGGCTTGCTTCCCTTGCCCAGGCAATTCATTTCCCTTCAGTGAAGTCTGCTCGTCCTCTTTGGGAATGTCTGTGAAAGGTTTATGAATGGGTGGTTCTGGAGTAACATTCTTAGAGTGTCCACTTACTAAACTAGTGTCATCTCTCAATTCTACCTCCCCTGCAGCTGCAGGGTTTACAGAGGATTCCTGAACTGATGCTAATGATGTAACGGACTGATCTTTTTCTATTGCAAAAGGTTCCAGCTTCACTGTAATTTTATTTGCATCAATCCCATTAATGATACCAACAGGAATGCCATTGGTTTCTTTCCCACTATGTGATGTACCTGTGGCTGGGGAGGAAGGTGGTTCTAGTTCAGTAAAGCCTTCATCTGAGTGAGACTTCTCTGCACTGTCCAAGACAGGGGTGACGGTCTCACTAAGGTGTGCCCGACGTTTCTTTTTATTCTTGGCCTGGAATCGGCTAAAAGGATTGATATCCTGATCACAAGAAAGGTCTTCCCACTCTCCAGGCCTGTACAGGGGACAAAGATCCTTTGGTAGGTCGCTGTTCGAAGAGAAGTGACGAATGTgcatggaaaattaaaaaaaaaaaaaaaaaaaaaaaaatggaaaaaataaaagaacatggaaaaaaaaaacaactactgtataacaacaaaataaaacaaaacagcaacaaaactcaaatagtgaaacacacacacacacacacacacacaaaaataatagcCTGGATGTTGACAAACAAATAggctgtgcttttttttgtttattttttattttattgttttgactgaaacaaaaatatgtttgatgataaataaaatagcacactCTTAGTAAAAACAGGAGGGTcgaacattatattttttggaGTGACTCCACCAACCGTAAAGGAACAGAGTTAACCCTACAATTAACATATTGGACAAGGGTAGCAGAACTGTTGTGCAGCAAGGTTTaaagcaaaatgtattcattttacacTTAATAATTAGTAAATTTAAGAAAGGGTAACATCAACAAGTTTTACTAACAAGCAAATACAAGGCCAAAATAGATGCTGCTAAAATGATCCAACTAGTGACCCGAATAGCATGCTCAAGATCCTTTTAGCCAACGGAGCATGAATTTTCATTCACATGAGCAAAGCCCAATTGTACAGTGGTGCCCAGAAGAATTGTGAATGGTTAAAAACAGGTACGTAAATCCCAGATAACCTGCCtgcttgtttcttcttcttctcgtGGGCCTGTCAGTTTCCTTTCTGATGCAGTGTGGTTAGAAAggtcagtgctacacaattataccacaccacacaaaaaaagctcatttaaactaaaaacaaataaaaaatacagctagATTGAAAAATCTTGCAGGTCACGCAATACTATTTCATTGCGAAATCGGATTATTATTTCTGCAATGTAGTTGCTAAAATATAACCTCTTGACAAATTAAGGCAACAAAATACAATCCTGTATGACACGGATATGTATTTTTCTCTCTATACAGTAAACACACCAACATGCTGGAggacttgaaataaaatataactgaGCTGCCTCTCTCAGTAAATGGAAATCTATGAATATGTAAAGCTAAGCAATACCTGCGTCCCACACCCGGACAATgatcaccaattattattattattattattattattattattattattattaaaacatacagaaaaataaagtttttaccACTTTGGAAATCCATGATCCAATTACGTTACAGATAATGATCCTCTTACGAACCatagaaagaaaaatattaaaagggtGAGTAATTATATTTTGTAAACCTAGGGCCTGCGAtcttttttatgtacatttttgagGTAATTTTTGATGACCCCTTAATGCAAAACCAGACAGTTAGCGAACAGTTCCTACTAATCTATTATCCCTTATAAAGGCTCTCTCAAATTAACTCTGTAACTATAAACCATGGAACAGTTTATAACATGAGGTAAACTAACTGTATGCCCCCCTTTTGTAGTAGATAATAAAAAGATTTAGTTTGAAAACAAAGTGCTTACGATGGTAGAGCATCTTTGATCTTCATGTGTGAGATGTCACTGTACAAGGCAATAGAGAGCACCTCCTCCATGGGGCAAATGAGACCATACTCTTCACAGCCATTCTCGATCACCAGCGGGTCCGATTTATGAGGGTCGAACATAATGCTGTTTGGAGTGACGATCATAACTCCACCGACCACTCccttaaaacaaagaaacagtcaGCCCTGCAATAAACATGCTGTACAAAACCCCAGAAGCACTAGATTTTGCTGGAGTGAAAGCAATAAAATCAGGAGAGCAGATTTAGGGTTTTAAAGCAAACAGACTGGCACACACCTTTCCGTCTGTGATATATCTGcagctcatttttaaaaacttgacaGTCACCAGCTCCTCTTCTTCAGAAGCTGACGATAGGACTCTCTGGATGGGCTTTGATGAGTTTCTGGCTAGGTCTGCGTCCTGAAAttattatcaatatttttttcatgtgaaTAACTGCAAATTATGCAagtgacatactgtacatccGCCGGCCATGGAAGTTATACACAATAGCCAAATTCcactgtatgtatgcatgtgtaaaaatataaaaggTTTGACAGACAGGTCTCAATATAACCTGATAGAATCCAAAATGAGTGATACAGAGTGTCTTTtgcaagttttatcacaatttgataatcatttctctagatatatgtaaacaaATCTGCAAGTgagacatacagctatggccaaaagtttttcatcaccctatacaattaactaattttgcttcatagagtcgaatgaaacctgctgaataatgttacattaacatactgaattacataccgctttgtagtttttcatacaCTTAATGAATAACTGAACAGAAtcgtaaaatgtgacattttgaaatctaacatgaaatactgtactactacggcttccagtagacttttgcagtatcattttgtagtttctttgattacatgatgttaaaaagaTCTAAATGTTGTTcaaataccattttttaaaatgtacagtttctGTTCCACAGGCAgaagttttgtgtttaatatatacagttgaatacatacagtactgttttattagttagttttttttaactattttgtgCAAGTATGAGTCACAGCAGTTTTTTCCATTGCCCCTTGGAGTCCATtctaagtggagtgcacctgtgtaatttaattttttaacacaccacacacacacacacacacacacacacacacacacacacacacacacacctgaaagatcagaattggtTAATACTCGTGGCACATACTGCATCTAAACAATACTGTTCTGACAATCTTAACATCATCCACACAATTACTGAACAATAACAAGTTTACAACATCGAGTTtccttttctttctacacagctcaAAACAGGACTTTTGTCCGAAACGTTCCgaggtatacattttttaaatcatttaaaccttttgtgtgcatgcatacattaatatatatatatatatatatatatatatatatatatatatacacacacacagtgcctatagaaagtctacacccccttgaactttttttcacattttgttgtgtcagtgcctcagagtttcatgcatttaaataaggattttttccacttatctacacaccatacgccacactgttaaggagaaaaaggttttattgagaaaaaaatatgtatattaaaaatacaaaactgaaagatcaaaattggataaggccccccccccccccagttaatacttggtggaagcacctttggcagtaattacaactgtgagtctgttgggattgcacacctacatttggcaatatttgaccattcttctttacaaaactctgtcaagttcattgggaagcgttgatggacagcaatcttcaagtcatgctacaaattttcgatttgatttaggtcgggacacttatccaaccaagctatttcagtttttcatttttaaattttccacacatttctagaatatttttttcacttggaagctgtggggtaggatgtgtagaaaaatgaatatatatatagaggatgTCTCAAATTTAAAGTATTTGTGAAACCAGTTATGCATCTCCAGCAGGGCATAATACCACAATATTTCAGAAAACTAAATATTATTACTATTGCTCTGCCAATGTTATCTCTTTCTGTTAAACAGTTATACAATATTTTCTGTACAGTTGGCATACACTTTGGTTTTCACCAGCTTCCTCCTCTTTGAACACCCAAGCACAGTAAGGCTGCAGTGTTCTTACCAGTAGTTTATCATATTCTGCATCGGAGGAGGATACTGGGGAAGCAGGGCTGTCTGAGCTGAGCGAACGGGCTCTGTTGGAATCATGGTCCATAACAGGCACATAAAGTTTCTGcaaggaccaaaaaaaacaaaaacaaaaaaaaaggttatcgatcaatcagaaaaacacatatagagcacacacacacatacacacgtggTGAATGGTATACTTGACATAAGGTGAGTTTTTACCTGCCCTGTGACGATGGTATGTGAGAAGAGCCTGTTGATTTCTACTAGTTTATTTGGGGTGATGTTAAACTTCAAGGCAATGCAGCTGAGAGTGTCCTGGGATTTAGCCTGCACGAAACAGAAAGTGAGGGTGTAAAGATTACTGACGTGTCTAATTGGATTATGGGAAAAACATGAATCACTGAAAGATTCTGTGCTAATGTAGCTTCAACAAGGAGCGTGCACTCAAAAGGAATAACAGATTACAAAACATGTTGGGGGTGTATGACCTCcgaacatgtagaaaacaaaactgGTCAAATATTATATCCTCATATAATGACTAGCCATCCGTACAGCTGTCACTGTCACATAATttgaactagaaaaaaaaaattgacactaCACTGTGCAATTATTATTCAATTTATTATGCCACATCGTTCTAATGGTtttgcaaaatgtgttttgaagCTGCAACAGTATCACATATGCTATTAATAGAGGGTCACTTAATTATTTTACACTTTAGATTCATCTTTGACCACATTTTACCAGCTGTAGATGCAAGTCAAGATTATTTTACATGACAGTACTGACGTATGCAATTTGGTGGGGGATGTGCATTAATTAAATGTGTTAGAATATCTGCAGGATAAGCACACTGACCTCATTTTCCAAGAATGTTCGCTCAACCAGCGTTGggaaacatatttatttcagaACTGAGTACATGCtaacattaaaacaactataacataatgaattataatgttaatgttcttttggcttttccaaGCCCGGTGCTTACGATATATTCCACTGTGCCGTTTGGTTTCTGGACCACcattttcttctctttcttttcatGGGTTTTGTCTCTATTGTCATCTGAAAAGCAGAAAGGATTACAAACAGATCTAGCCAAACAccaaataaaaagtatatttttcacACCGCCAGCTCCTTAGGACTGCACTGTAAGTGTACAAATTCAAAATGCATCTTCTGTAGAACTTTGTTTTTCCTGGTCAGATTACAGCAAGGCCACTGACAGTAAATCTTTATATAACCAATTACAACTGATTGCAGAATAATGACTATAAAATTGCTGGGATTAAAGTCAGTTTTCTGGAGACAATTATGAATCCCACCATTAGTGTGTTTTTCGTGAAGTAAAGGCTGGATTTTGTTGTATACATTCTTGCACATGTATACAACATGGTTGCATCCATTGTGATTGGGCACAACTATACCAATGATCAACGAAGGGTGAAGGCAGCAAAGCAAAGAAACTCCACTATGACCTAGTTACCTATTTATAATGAGCTAGTGCACTAATTTGCCTCTTACGTTGGATTTTGTAAGATCCCATCTGAGCTTGACTGAAGAACCAGTTTAATAAATAAGCTAACTGTGGCGTTATATTAAGGAACACGTTGACTCCCTGTTGGGCTGtgcgttatatatatattgcacattaGGCTACACATTATTTCTGGTTTTTGTTCGACTCACCTTTGTAACAAAATCTATCAAGGAGAAAATAACTTATAAAAATGTTCAACAAAATCCAAAAAAACATTATGAATTGAATGAGAAACAAAATGATCTTTACAAAAACTGTTGATACAGATacgactaatatatatatatttaaaaaaaaaaaatgcaactacgTTTCCTACCTGATCCAAGAGAAAGCTGCATACAATCTACTGACCAACAATATGGTTTAATTGGTTTGACGGGTCGTGCATTTAAAATTGGTTTCGGAGATGAAGCACAAAAATGAAACGGTTTATTTAACAGAGTCTCATCATTCACGGAATCCAAACTCCCCACAATAGAACTGTAATCAGGCGGCTGAGAGCTCGTTACACCACAAACAAAACCCGTCCTTGGTACAGGGCCTTGATTTTCTTTATAGGGTTCACACCTACAGAGTTCGACGTGGTCCTGTATCACCAACCACTCcgctgcaaacatcatgaaaaccAGAGGGCCGTCCTATTAAAAACCgcaaaaataattcagaaagtAATTTTTCCCATGATAGTTTCCATTTGCAAAATCGTTGTTAAAATATTGCGCACATCAAACTGATGTGTTCTTTATCGTCCCGCAAGAAAACAGTTGAAGCAATGTGGCAAAAATGACGAGTGTTCAGTACAATCTACTTGCGTCTCCGTATGTAGAATAATCTCGTGGTTT
The Polyodon spathula isolate WHYD16114869_AA chromosome 5, ASM1765450v1, whole genome shotgun sequence DNA segment above includes these coding regions:
- the LOC121316271 gene encoding nuclear receptor coactivator 7-like isoform X4, producing the protein MFSLDRLCEGLHNYAANNSLYWLKRRKQIKQCSETTVADPSDGSKHAGRENQDKPPASDKGTKLASDPAKTSANNKSNASDEDKKKKKSVKENKCTDLTKYNAIDDNRDKTHEKKEKKMVVQKPNGTVEYIAKSQDTLSCIALKFNITPNKLVEINRLFSHTIVTGQKLYVPVMDHDSNRARSLSSDSPASPVSSSDAEYDKLLDADLARNSSKPIQRVLSSASEEEELVTVKFLKMSCRYITDGKGVVGGVMIVTPNSIMFDPHKSDPLVIENGCEEYGLICPMEEVLSIALYSDISHMKIKDALPSDLPKDLCPLYRPGEWEDLSCDQDINPFSRFQAKNKKKRRAHLSETVTPVLDSAEKSHSDEGFTELEPPSSPATGTSHSGKETNGIPVGIINGIDANKITVKLEPFAIEKDQSVTSLASVQESSVNPAAAGEVELRDDTSLVSGHSKNVTPEPPIHKPFTDIPKEDEQTSLKGNELPGQGKQAQGSPPMRKTSKVDFIDTEMLGSGNNNAYSDTFAKETTVAEGTGAHQNSLSDALNGKGPLLKSSEEGNQQKNSEAELKSWLLKKIEGPIEDMLPSKEEKSKTPPMFLSIKVGKPMRKTFADKSMAPIQHYARRGKQPEYWFAVPQERVDHLYAFFVQWSPEVYGKDAKEHGFVVVEKEELDMIDNFFSDTVPKSWEIINVNEARRQQSFSSFEDEVVEDLLPVLKDHSVLLEEPHIQKLAQCLPARTQGYPWRLVYSTAVHGTSLKTLYRNMTDLDSPVLLVIKDMDNQVFGALTSHPFKVSDHCYGTGETFFYSFNPDFKIFTWSGQNYYFIKGNIDSLQLGGGRGHFGLWLDSDLYHGSSYPCETFCNETLSKKEDFIVQDIEVWTFQ
- the LOC121316271 gene encoding nuclear receptor coactivator 7-like isoform X1, encoding MFSLDRLCEGLHNYAANNSLYWLKRRKQIKQCSETTVADPSDGSKHAGRENQDKPPASDKGTKLASDPAKTSANNKSNASDEDKKKKKSVKENKCTDLTKYNAIGAVRSHLCNLLYRPYYDNRDKTHEKKEKKMVVQKPNGTVEYIAKSQDTLSCIALKFNITPNKLVEINRLFSHTIVTGQKLYVPVMDHDSNRARSLSSDSPASPVSSSDAEYDKLLDADLARNSSKPIQRVLSSASEEEELVTVKFLKMSCRYITDGKGVVGGVMIVTPNSIMFDPHKSDPLVIENGCEEYGLICPMEEVLSIALYSDISHMKIKDALPSDLPKDLCPLYRPGEWEDLSCDQDINPFSRFQAKNKKKRRAHLSETVTPVLDSAEKSHSDEGFTELEPPSSPATGTSHSGKETNGIPVGIINGIDANKITVKLEPFAIEKDQSVTSLASVQESSVNPAAAGEVELRDDTSLVSGHSKNVTPEPPIHKPFTDIPKEDEQTSLKGNELPGQGKQAQGSPPMRKTSKVDFIDTEMLGSGNNNAYSDTFAKETTVAEGTGAHQNSLSDALNGKGPLLKSSEEGNQQKNSEAELKSWLLKKIEGPIEDMLPSKEEKSKTPPMFLSIKVGKPMRKTFADKSMAPIQHYARRGKQPEYWFAVPQERVDHLYAFFVQWSPEVYGKDAKEHGFVVVEKEELDMIDNFFSDTVPKSWEIINVNEARRQQSFSSFEDEVVEDLLPVLKDHSVLLEEPHIQKLAQCLPARTQGYPWRLVYSTAVHGTSLKTLYRNMTDLDSPVLLVIKDMDNQVFGALTSHPFKVSDHCYGTGETFFYSFNPDFKIFTWSGQNYYFIKGNIDSLQLGGGRGHFGLWLDSDLYHGSSYPCETFCNETLSKKEDFIVQDIEVWTFQ
- the LOC121316271 gene encoding nuclear receptor coactivator 7-like isoform X3; protein product: MFSLDRLCEGLHNYAANNSLYWLKRRKQIKQCSETTVADPSDGSKHAGRENQDKPPASDKGTKLASDPAKTSANNKSNASDEDKKKKKSVKENKCTDLTKYNAIGAVRSHLCNLLYRPYYDNRDKTHEKKEKKMVVQKPNGTVEYIAKSQDTLSCIALKFNITPNKLVEINRLFSHTIVTGQKLYVPVMDHDSNRARSLSSDSPASPVSSSDAEYDKLLDADLARNSSKPIQRVLSSASEEEELVTVKFLKMSCRYITDGKGVVGGVMIVTPNSIMFDPHKSDPLVIENGCEEYGLICPMEEVLSIALYSDISHMKIKDALPSPGEWEDLSCDQDINPFSRFQAKNKKKRRAHLSETVTPVLDSAEKSHSDEGFTELEPPSSPATGTSHSGKETNGIPVGIINGIDANKITVKLEPFAIEKDQSVTSLASVQESSVNPAAAGEVELRDDTSLVSGHSKNVTPEPPIHKPFTDIPKEDEQTSLKGNELPGQGKQAQGSPPMRKTSKVDFIDTEMLGSGNNNAYSDTFAKETTVAEGTGAHQNSLSDALNGKGPLLKSSEEGNQQKNSEAELKSWLLKKIEGPIEDMLPSKEEKSKTPPMFLSIKVGKPMRKTFADKSMAPIQHYARRGKQPEYWFAVPQERVDHLYAFFVQWSPEVYGKDAKEHGFVVVEKEELDMIDNFFSDTVPKSWEIINVNEARRQQSFSSFEDEVVEDLLPVLKDHSVLLEEPHIQKLAQCLPARTQGYPWRLVYSTAVHGTSLKTLYRNMTDLDSPVLLVIKDMDNQVFGALTSHPFKVSDHCYGTGETFFYSFNPDFKIFTWSGQNYYFIKGNIDSLQLGGGRGHFGLWLDSDLYHGSSYPCETFCNETLSKKEDFIVQDIEVWTFQ
- the LOC121316271 gene encoding nuclear receptor coactivator 7-like isoform X2 codes for the protein MEKKERKPSYFARLKRRKQIKQCSETTVADPSDGSKHAGRENQDKPPASDKGTKLASDPAKTSANNKSNASDEDKKKKKSVKENKCTDLTKYNAIGAVRSHLCNLLYRPYYDNRDKTHEKKEKKMVVQKPNGTVEYIAKSQDTLSCIALKFNITPNKLVEINRLFSHTIVTGQKLYVPVMDHDSNRARSLSSDSPASPVSSSDAEYDKLLDADLARNSSKPIQRVLSSASEEEELVTVKFLKMSCRYITDGKGVVGGVMIVTPNSIMFDPHKSDPLVIENGCEEYGLICPMEEVLSIALYSDISHMKIKDALPSDLPKDLCPLYRPGEWEDLSCDQDINPFSRFQAKNKKKRRAHLSETVTPVLDSAEKSHSDEGFTELEPPSSPATGTSHSGKETNGIPVGIINGIDANKITVKLEPFAIEKDQSVTSLASVQESSVNPAAAGEVELRDDTSLVSGHSKNVTPEPPIHKPFTDIPKEDEQTSLKGNELPGQGKQAQGSPPMRKTSKVDFIDTEMLGSGNNNAYSDTFAKETTVAEGTGAHQNSLSDALNGKGPLLKSSEEGNQQKNSEAELKSWLLKKIEGPIEDMLPSKEEKSKTPPMFLSIKVGKPMRKTFADKSMAPIQHYARRGKQPEYWFAVPQERVDHLYAFFVQWSPEVYGKDAKEHGFVVVEKEELDMIDNFFSDTVPKSWEIINVNEARRQQSFSSFEDEVVEDLLPVLKDHSVLLEEPHIQKLAQCLPARTQGYPWRLVYSTAVHGTSLKTLYRNMTDLDSPVLLVIKDMDNQVFGALTSHPFKVSDHCYGTGETFFYSFNPDFKIFTWSGQNYYFIKGNIDSLQLGGGRGHFGLWLDSDLYHGSSYPCETFCNETLSKKEDFIVQDIEVWTFQ
- the LOC121316271 gene encoding nuclear receptor coactivator 7-like isoform X5, giving the protein MMFAAEWLVIQDHVELCRCEPYKENQGPVPRTGFVCGVTSSQPPDYSSIVGSLDSVNDETLLNKPFHFCASSPKPILNARPVKPIKPYCWSVDCMQLSLGSDDNRDKTHEKKEKKMVVQKPNGTVEYIAKSQDTLSCIALKFNITPNKLVEINRLFSHTIVTGQKLYVPVMDHDSNRARSLSSDSPASPVSSSDAEYDKLLDADLARNSSKPIQRVLSSASEEEELVTVKFLKMSCRYITDGKGVVGGVMIVTPNSIMFDPHKSDPLVIENGCEEYGLICPMEEVLSIALYSDISHMKIKDALPSDLPKDLCPLYRPGEWEDLSCDQDINPFSRFQAKNKKKRRAHLSETVTPVLDSAEKSHSDEGFTELEPPSSPATGTSHSGKETNGIPVGIINGIDANKITVKLEPFAIEKDQSVTSLASVQESSVNPAAAGEVELRDDTSLVSGHSKNVTPEPPIHKPFTDIPKEDEQTSLKGNELPGQGKQAQGSPPMRKTSKVDFIDTEMLGSGNNNAYSDTFAKETTVAEGTGAHQNSLSDALNGKGPLLKSSEEGNQQKNSEAELKSWLLKKIEGPIEDMLPSKEEKSKTPPMFLSIKVGKPMRKTFADKSMAPIQHYARRGKQPEYWFAVPQERVDHLYAFFVQWSPEVYGKDAKEHGFVVVEKEELDMIDNFFSDTVPKSWEIINVNEARRQQSFSSFEDEVVEDLLPVLKDHSVLLEEPHIQKLAQCLPARTQGYPWRLVYSTAVHGTSLKTLYRNMTDLDSPVLLVIKDMDNQVFGALTSHPFKVSDHCYGTGETFFYSFNPDFKIFTWSGQNYYFIKGNIDSLQLGGGRGHFGLWLDSDLYHGSSYPCETFCNETLSKKEDFIVQDIEVWTFQ
- the LOC121316271 gene encoding nuclear receptor coactivator 7-like isoform X7 → MFSLDRLCEGLHNYAANNSLYWLKRRKQIKQCSETTVADPSDGSKHAGRENQDKPPASDKGTKLASDPAKTSANNKSNASDEDKKKKKSVKENKCTDLTKYNAIGAVRSHLCNLLYRPYYDNRDKTHEKKEKKMVVQKPNGTVEYIAKSQDTLSCIALKFNITPNKLVEINRLFSHTIVTGQKLYVPVMDHDSNRARSLSSDSPASPVSSSDAEYDKLLDADLARNSSKPIQRVLSSASEEEELVTVKFLKMSCRYITDGKGVVGGVMIVTPNSIMFDPHKSDPLVIENGCEEYGLICPMEEVLSIALYSDISHMKIKDALPSDLPKDLCPLYRPGEWEDLSCDQDINPFSRFQAKNKKKRRAHLSETVTPVLDSAEKSHSDEGFTELEPPSSPATDIPKEDEQTSLKGNELPGQGKQAQGSPPMRKTSKVDFIDTEMLGSGNNNAYSDTFAKETTVAEGTGAHQNSLSDALNGKGPLLKSSEEGNQQKNSEAELKSWLLKKIEGPIEDMLPSKEEKSKTPPMFLSIKVGKPMRKTFADKSMAPIQHYARRGKQPEYWFAVPQERVDHLYAFFVQWSPEVYGKDAKEHGFVVVEKEELDMIDNFFSDTVPKSWEIINVNEARRQQSFSSFEDEVVEDLLPVLKDHSVLLEEPHIQKLAQCLPARTQGYPWRLVYSTAVHGTSLKTLYRNMTDLDSPVLLVIKDMDNQVFGALTSHPFKVSDHCYGTGETFFYSFNPDFKIFTWSGQNYYFIKGNIDSLQLGGGRGHFGLWLDSDLYHGSSYPCETFCNETLSKKEDFIVQDIEVWTFQ